The Corynebacterium poyangense genome includes a window with the following:
- a CDS encoding enoyl-CoA hydratase/isomerase family protein, whose protein sequence is MTPKPDVERPDLMIDYVVSPSRVAEIVLNNPRKLNALDESALHQFNQVLDQVEEDISNEKIGAVLLRGEGKGFCAGRDISGLDPATDDAEGYLSSIVTPLLRRIDSLAVPTFAVVHGVCLGVGLGLVIACDIAYVAENARFGSPFAALGATLDSGGHYLFVERLGAHRALDLIITGDLITGEEAVRAGLFSRALPAEELVEFSRSKAEKAAAGAPLAAHASQLLVREIRDHRRGLWESIAEENTAQGELCRSADYAEGFAAFQEKRPPRFQGHRQSTQNGETR, encoded by the coding sequence ATGACGCCTAAACCCGATGTTGAAAGACCCGATCTCATGATTGACTATGTTGTTTCCCCCTCGCGGGTAGCCGAAATTGTGCTGAATAATCCGCGGAAATTAAATGCTCTTGATGAATCCGCTTTGCATCAATTCAACCAGGTATTAGACCAGGTAGAAGAAGATATTAGTAACGAAAAGATCGGGGCGGTGCTGCTTCGAGGTGAAGGCAAGGGCTTTTGCGCTGGCCGAGATATCTCTGGTTTAGATCCGGCTACCGATGATGCCGAGGGTTATTTAAGCTCTATCGTCACTCCGTTGCTGCGTCGAATTGATAGCCTCGCGGTTCCCACATTCGCGGTGGTCCACGGTGTGTGCCTAGGGGTGGGGTTGGGCTTAGTAATTGCCTGCGACATCGCTTATGTGGCCGAAAATGCCCGCTTCGGGTCTCCCTTTGCCGCCTTAGGCGCAACCCTAGATTCCGGTGGACACTACCTCTTTGTGGAACGCCTAGGAGCCCACCGCGCTTTGGATCTTATTATCACCGGGGACCTCATCACCGGGGAGGAAGCGGTGCGTGCTGGACTTTTCTCCCGGGCGCTACCTGCCGAGGAACTTGTAGAGTTTAGCCGCAGCAAGGCAGAAAAAGCGGCTGCCGGAGCACCTTTGGCGGCTCACGCTTCTCAGCTGTTAGTACGAGAGATTCGAGATCACCGGCGCGGTCTATGGGAAAGTATTGCGGAAGAAAACACCGCTCAAGGAGAGTTGTGTCGCTCTGCTGACTATGCCGAGGGATTTGCTGCTTTCCAAGAAAAGCGCCCACCTCGGTTTCAAGGGCATCGCCAATCGACTCAGAACGGGGAAACCCGATGA